Proteins from a single region of bacterium:
- a CDS encoding cytochrome c biogenesis protein ResB, translating to MKKIFFLSGILCGVIVGVLIFGSFKNDVEFYHSPFFLLLLVCAAGIILTCLILRKKVSLTSWLIHSGFLVILTGALITLLFGYRQVIEIREGEKQGLPETNLIIRLDDFDLKFYDDGQTPREFKSTISIFLNNQLVKKGESLVNHPLSFNGFNFYQQGYELSDVRLKIVSPRGKIVFKGIGDEVIEEESGLTFKLIDFLPDFAIDSDGRTFSRSAEFKNPAVKIAAYKGDTLKENGWLFLKHKDFHHRQGKILSHLDFEEMVVEKYWSSLEVVKDPGAKIAILGSFLILLGLIRRFYFAR from the coding sequence ATGAAAAAGATATTTTTTCTAAGCGGGATTTTATGTGGTGTTATCGTTGGTGTCTTAATCTTTGGTAGTTTTAAGAATGATGTGGAATTTTATCACTCCCCATTTTTCCTCCTGCTTTTAGTTTGTGCCGCAGGAATTATCCTTACCTGTCTTATTTTGAGAAAAAAAGTCTCCCTGACTTCCTGGCTGATTCATTCAGGTTTCCTGGTGATTCTAACTGGGGCATTAATTACCCTTCTCTTTGGCTATCGCCAGGTGATAGAGATAAGAGAAGGAGAAAAACAGGGACTACCTGAGACGAATTTGATAATAAGGTTGGATGACTTTGACCTTAAGTTTTATGATGATGGGCAAACACCAAGAGAATTTAAAAGCACCATTTCTATATTTTTAAATAACCAATTAGTCAAAAAAGGGGAAAGTTTGGTTAACCATCCTCTTTCCTTCAACGGATTTAACTTTTACCAGCAAGGCTATGAACTGTCTGATGTCCGTTTAAAGATTGTTTCTCCGCGGGGAAAAATAGTCTTTAAGGGAATAGGGGATGAGGTTATTGAGGAAGAAAGTGGTCTCACTTTTAAACTGATTGATTTCTTGCCTGATTTTGCTATCGACAGTGATGGTAGAACATTTTCCAGGTCTGCGGAATTTAAGAACCCTGCCGTGAAAATTGCCGCTTACAAAGGCGATACGCTAAAAGAAAATGGATGGCTATTTCTCAAACACAAGGATTTTCATCATCGGCAAGGGAAAATATTATCTCATCTTGACTTTGAAGAGATGGTGGTCGAGAAATATTGGAGTAGTCTTGAGGTGGTTAAAGACCCTGGAGCAAAGATAGCCATTCTGGGTTCATTTCTTATCCTTTTGGGGCTGATAAGGAGGTTTTACTTTGCCAGATAA